One stretch of Molothrus aeneus isolate 106 chromosome 2, BPBGC_Maene_1.0, whole genome shotgun sequence DNA includes these proteins:
- the FAM124A gene encoding protein FAM124A, which produces MEKQPGGEDEYADSGAETGGSEYSRMSSTSSELSVEGIQDPFLVSVHIITDPGESKTLQQAIDKLLAWIHPDLQLFRVSERRVPRKRRKPLKAGVSQPALAVILFLQEEYGEEPILQLHETFQRPPWHYHHTELMHGKFLPYMPCSQDFYTLAPETPLWAIRPVHYGKEMIRFTIYCRNENFVDILKLYELILKRPMCQKKADFCVFPVYSNMEIDIQFSLKKLPKGQVPVRTESAVLEFRVRDVGQLVPLLPNPCSPISEGRWQTEDHDGNRILLQQAHSWCRKSTKQNKQPYPSVSTDSHFTTLPAFLPQSHQSVSEQPQEMGPKKVHHTNGLGHYLGFSQEDLRHGNLGDFTRRPRSASSISWSFQRSKSLFCLPTVNSSSASETFHFSEPFQFLNSGSPATRLKTWKCSPKLNIDDVEDAQETDVDTGMKLSFSDLSVVSAYSALNGFCSELEDSLPSQKQTVSRAKKAATSGRPASAMCNTFESVDGSLPSLSEWSSSSFMSASLSKQHKQTLRAAPCSLDDHVCPASPVNEEEFYI; this is translated from the exons GTCTGAGTACAGCCGAATGTCCTCTACCAGCA gtGAACTTTCTGTGGAAGGCATACAAGACCCATTCCTTGTTAGTGTCCATATTATCACAGACCCAGGTGAATCCAAGACTCTTCAGCAGGCCATTGATAAGCTCCTAGCCTGGATCCACCCAGACCTGCAGCTGTTTCGGGTCTCAGAAAGGCGAGTGCCCAGGAAGCGCAGGAAACCACTCAAGGCCGGTGTTTCTCAGCCAGCCCTTGCTGTCATTCTGTTCCTGCAGGAGGAGTACGGGGAAGAGCCCATCTTGCAGCTCCATGAGACTTTTCAGCGGCCACCTTGGCATTACCACCACACAGAGCTAATGCATGGGAAGTTCCTCCCTTACATGCCTTGCAGCCAAGACTTTTACACTCTGGCTCCAGAGACTCCTCTGTGGGCCATTCGCCCAGTGCACTACGGGAAAGAAATGATCCGCTTCACCATATACTGCAGGAATGAGAACTTCGTGGACATTTTGAAATTGTATGAGTTAATACTGAAAAGACCAATGTGTCAGAAAAAAGCAGacttctgtgtttttcctgtCTATTCTAACATGGAAATAGACattcagttttctttaaaaaaactccCGAAGGGACAAGTTCCAGTGAGGACAGAGTCAGCCGTGCTGGAGTTCAGAGTGAGAGATGTGGGGCAGCTTGTGCCTCTCTTGCCCAACCCTTGCAGTCCCATCAGTGAAGGCAGGTGGCAGACAGAAGACCATGATGGAAATAGGATCCTTTTGCAG CAAGCACACAGTTGGTGTAGGAAGTCTACAAAGCAGAACAAGCAACCATATCCATCTGTGTCAACAGATTCCCACTTCACCACTCTGCCAGCCTTCCTTCCTCAGAGCCACCAATCTGTCTCTGAACAGCCACAAGAAATGGGTCCAAAAAAGGTACATCACACAAATGGCCTTGGTCATTATCTCGGTTTTTCCCAGGAGGACTTGAGACACGGCAATCTAGGAGACTTCACACGCAGACCCAGGAGTGCCTCCAGCATTTCTTGGTCATTTCAACGAAGCAAGTCTCTGTTCTGCTTGCCCACAGTGAACTCCTCTTCAGCATCAGAgacatttcatttcagtgaaccatttcagtttttaaactCTGGGTCACCTGCAACCAGGTTAAAAACGTGGAAATGCAGCCCCAAGCTTAACATTGATGATGTAGAGGATGCCCAAGAGACTGATGTGGACACAGGAATGAAGCTGTCCTTCTCAGACCTGTCTGTGGTTTCTGCATATTCTGCCCTTAATGGATTTTGCAGTGAGTTGGAAGACTCTCTTCCATCACAGAAACAAACTGTCAGTAGGGCTAAAAAGGCAGCCACCAGTGGAAGGCCTGCATCAGCCATGTGCAATACTTTTGAGTCAGTTGATGGTTCACTGCCTTCTCTTTCAGAATGGTCTTCCAGCTCTTTCATGTCAGCATCTCTCTCCAAGCAACACAAACAGACCTTGAGAGCAGCTCCCTGTTCTCTGGATGATCATGTTTGCCCAGCTTCACCAGTTAATGAAGAAGAATTTTACATCTGA